Proteins from a genomic interval of Candidatus Hydrothermales bacterium:
- a CDS encoding NAD(P)-binding protein codes for MNERIFYKNIDELPEIALSIGSTRVLKTGTWRNLKPIIEDKAAPCAKACPIGTKIPQYFYYVIEKDLDKAADILLEKNPFPAITGRVCPAFCQIGCNRKRFDERISIREIERFVGDYILKRGYKVKNLPPDTGKAIAIVGSGPAGMAAAYYLRRYGHKVTIYERESLPGGVLRYGIPPYRLPKDILDKEFDMLLNMGVKIETNRELSKDLDLEELRRNFDAVFIATGAWIEKKMKIEGEELFLSGVHFLKEFNMGKDLSKFREKRVACIGGGNVAMDVVRTLKRINAKPEILYRRTEAEMPALEEEKEKAKKDGIPFKLLVLPIKAKEKNGKTVLTIQRMQLGEPDSSGRRRPVPIEGSEYEDEYDFVIKAIGEESDRKLLPPEYLGEDGWPYADKKTAATKVKGVFAGGDFIQGPSTVVEAESWAQKAAESINRYLRGEDITIKESVPKTVSFMLIKTEYFRKEQAVHPPELTVEERINSFEEEIKTLPEELALKEAKRCFSCGYCNSCGNCFVFCPDMAVLWKDSQPVIDYDFCKGCGVCASECPRGIISMV; via the coding sequence ATGAACGAAAGAATCTTTTACAAAAATATTGATGAATTACCTGAAATTGCTTTATCAATTGGTTCAACAAGAGTTTTAAAGACAGGAACTTGGAGAAATTTAAAACCAATTATAGAAGATAAAGCTGCTCCTTGTGCTAAGGCATGCCCAATAGGTACTAAGATTCCACAGTATTTTTACTATGTTATTGAAAAAGACCTTGACAAAGCCGCTGACATTCTCCTTGAAAAAAATCCATTCCCTGCAATTACAGGTAGAGTTTGTCCTGCCTTCTGTCAAATAGGTTGTAACAGAAAAAGATTTGATGAGAGAATTTCTATAAGAGAAATTGAAAGGTTTGTAGGTGACTATATTTTAAAAAGGGGATACAAAGTTAAAAATTTACCTCCTGACACAGGTAAGGCTATTGCTATAGTTGGTTCAGGTCCTGCCGGAATGGCTGCTGCCTACTACTTAAGAAGATATGGACATAAAGTGACAATATACGAGAGAGAGTCTCTACCTGGAGGAGTTCTAAGATACGGAATACCACCTTATAGATTGCCTAAAGATATTCTTGATAAAGAATTTGATATGCTTTTAAATATGGGTGTAAAGATAGAAACAAACAGGGAACTATCAAAAGATCTTGATTTAGAAGAACTTAGAAGAAACTTTGACGCTGTGTTTATTGCAACAGGAGCATGGATCGAAAAGAAAATGAAAATTGAAGGAGAAGAACTCTTTCTCTCTGGTGTTCACTTTCTCAAAGAGTTTAATATGGGTAAGGATCTCTCAAAATTTAGGGAAAAAAGAGTGGCCTGCATAGGAGGAGGTAACGTTGCTATGGATGTGGTGAGAACATTAAAGAGAATAAATGCAAAACCAGAAATTCTATATAGAAGAACTGAAGCTGAAATGCCTGCTCTGGAAGAAGAAAAAGAAAAGGCTAAAAAAGACGGAATTCCCTTTAAATTGCTTGTCCTTCCAATTAAGGCAAAGGAAAAAAACGGCAAAACCGTTTTAACAATACAAAGAATGCAACTTGGAGAACCAGACTCTTCTGGTAGAAGAAGACCTGTACCTATAGAAGGTTCTGAATACGAAGATGAATACGATTTTGTTATAAAAGCAATTGGAGAAGAATCTGATAGGAAGCTTTTACCCCCTGAATACCTTGGAGAAGATGGATGGCCCTACGCAGATAAAAAAACTGCAGCCACTAAAGTGAAAGGCGTTTTTGCCGGCGGAGACTTCATCCAGGGACCTTCAACCGTTGTAGAGGCAGAATCTTGGGCCCAAAAAGCAGCCGAAAGTATAAACAGATACTTAAGGGGAGAAGATATAACCATAAAAGAGAGCGTTCCTAAGACTGTATCCTTTATGTTGATAAAAACCGAATACTTTAGAAAAGAACAAGCTGTCCATCCTCCAGAGTTAACTGTGGAAGAAAGAATTAATTCCTTCGAAGAAGAGATTAAAACTCTTCCAGAAGAACTAGCGCTGAAAGAGGCGAAAAGATGTTTTTCCTGTGGTTACTGTAATTCTTGTGGAAACTGCTTTGTTTTCTGTCCTGATATGGCGGTTTTATGGAAAGACTCTCAACCTGTGATAGATTACGATTTTTGCAAAGGCTGTGGTGTTTGTGCAAGTGAATGTCCCAGGGGAATAATAAGTATGGTCTAA
- the porA gene encoding pyruvate ferredoxin oxidoreductase: MEKLKVREKKVLYGNHAVSYGVKLSRVQVISAYPITPQTPVVELLSEMCGKKELNATFVNVESEHSAMAVCIGASISGARVFTATSSQGLLLMHELLHWAAGDRLPIVMAVINRAVAAPWSIWSDQNDTISQRDTGWMQIYCESNQEVLDSIILAYKVSEKVFLPTMIVLDAFILSHTAEPVEIPDQEEIDNFLPPLNLPWALDPQKPVAIGAVVSPSGPYMELRYKIQKAMEKALLEIENASLEYESITGRRWGILEEFMMDDADTVIVVSGAPSSTFKYTVNEIRKEKNKKIGVLRMRVLRPFPFNKLREILGDRKKVIVVDRNISFGLGGVFFNEIRSCLYTLKRRPKVLGYIVGLGGRDVTPKDIYEMIEDAEKRKGEEDIVFFGLREENISL; this comes from the coding sequence ATGGAAAAGCTTAAAGTAAGAGAAAAAAAGGTTTTATATGGCAACCACGCTGTTTCTTATGGAGTAAAGTTATCAAGGGTTCAAGTTATATCAGCCTATCCTATTACTCCTCAGACTCCTGTTGTTGAGTTACTTTCAGAAATGTGTGGAAAAAAGGAACTCAATGCAACTTTTGTAAACGTTGAGTCAGAACACTCAGCTATGGCAGTTTGTATTGGTGCGAGTATTTCAGGTGCAAGAGTATTTACTGCTACTTCTTCACAGGGATTACTTTTAATGCATGAACTTTTGCATTGGGCTGCTGGAGATAGACTTCCAATTGTGATGGCAGTTATAAACAGGGCCGTTGCCGCACCATGGTCAATTTGGTCTGATCAAAATGACACTATTTCACAGAGAGATACTGGATGGATGCAAATTTATTGTGAATCAAACCAAGAAGTCCTTGACTCTATCATCTTAGCATATAAAGTTTCTGAAAAAGTTTTTCTTCCAACGATGATTGTTCTTGATGCGTTTATCTTGTCTCACACCGCAGAACCAGTTGAAATTCCTGATCAGGAAGAGATTGATAACTTTTTACCACCACTTAATTTACCGTGGGCACTTGATCCTCAAAAACCTGTAGCTATAGGAGCTGTTGTTTCTCCTTCAGGTCCATATATGGAGCTGAGGTATAAAATACAAAAGGCAATGGAAAAAGCCCTCTTAGAAATTGAAAATGCCTCTTTGGAATATGAAAGTATAACTGGTAGAAGATGGGGAATTTTAGAAGAATTTATGATGGATGATGCTGATACCGTTATAGTTGTCTCAGGGGCTCCCTCCTCAACCTTTAAATACACTGTCAATGAAATAAGAAAAGAAAAAAATAAAAAGATCGGTGTACTGAGAATGAGAGTCTTAAGACCTTTTCCTTTCAACAAATTAAGGGAAATCTTAGGTGATAGAAAGAAAGTCATTGTAGTGGACAGAAATATTTCTTTTGGATTGGGAGGTGTTTTTTTCAATGAAATAAGATCTTGCCTTTATACCCTAAAAAGAAGACCAAAAGTCCTCGGCTATATAGTAGGACTAGGGGGAAGGGACGTTACACCGAAAGATATTTATGAAATGATTGAAGATGCTGAAAAAAGAAAGGGTGAAGAGGATATAGTATTTTTTGGTTTGAGAGAGGAAAACATAAGTTTATAA
- a CDS encoding 3-methyl-2-oxobutanoate dehydrogenase subunit beta: MAFEWEDLLQEELLDPGILSCQGCGAVIALRHILRALGKNTIVTVPACCWTIIDGPYPYHSLRVPLFHTAFETAAAAACGIRAGMNARGKEDVNVLAFAGDGGTFDIGLQALSGVAERNEDIIYVCYDNEAYMNTGIQRSGATPYKAWTATTPYESPNQRPKKNIVEIMKAHKIPYIATASIAFPLDLYKKVKKAKEIRGTRFIHVLCPCPPGWRMDSELTVKIARLAVEAKVFPLYEIEDGEFLRINYMPKGLPVKDYLILQGRFKHLTENDINEIQKMVDYNFDKLLEEHRRSNGTIDNIERGLYK, from the coding sequence ATGGCCTTTGAGTGGGAGGATCTTTTGCAAGAGGAACTCTTAGATCCTGGGATTTTATCTTGTCAGGGATGTGGAGCGGTGATCGCTCTGAGACATATTTTAAGGGCATTGGGAAAAAATACAATTGTTACGGTACCTGCTTGTTGTTGGACTATTATTGATGGACCGTATCCCTATCACTCTTTGAGAGTTCCTCTTTTTCACACTGCCTTTGAAACAGCAGCAGCTGCCGCCTGTGGAATAAGGGCTGGTATGAATGCAAGAGGTAAGGAGGATGTAAATGTTTTAGCTTTTGCTGGTGATGGCGGCACCTTTGATATAGGACTACAGGCTCTTTCCGGAGTTGCAGAAAGAAACGAAGATATTATTTATGTCTGTTATGATAATGAAGCCTATATGAATACTGGGATTCAAAGATCAGGGGCAACACCTTATAAAGCATGGACTGCTACTACACCTTATGAGAGCCCTAACCAAAGACCAAAGAAAAATATTGTAGAAATAATGAAGGCACATAAAATACCATACATAGCTACAGCAAGTATAGCTTTTCCCCTTGATCTTTATAAAAAAGTTAAAAAGGCAAAAGAAATAAGGGGAACAAGATTCATACACGTTTTGTGTCCGTGTCCTCCTGGATGGAGAATGGACTCAGAATTGACAGTTAAGATTGCAAGACTTGCAGTCGAAGCTAAAGTCTTTCCTCTTTATGAAATCGAAGATGGGGAATTTTTAAGAATAAATTACATGCCAAAGGGACTACCAGTAAAGGATTATCTTATTCTCCAAGGAAGATTTAAACACCTAACAGAAAACGATATAAATGAGATACAGAAAATGGTGGATTATAATTTTGATAAATTACTTGAAGAACACAGAAGGTCAAATGGAACAATCGATAACATAGAAAGGGGATTATATAAGTAG
- a CDS encoding CoA-transferase — MEIIEEGQVELIQKPDVEEFRKFVREKKRRGLVDKVMDEKEAVKEFVHDGDYIGVELYGTVRAPLSVIREIARQGKKRLRLAGQGLLEIDYLLALDLVEAMDVTYIGYEVLGLSPIFRRAAESGKVKIAEWSNGAMSWRFKAAAMGIPFIPVRSMLGSDTFKYSSAKVAKCPYTGLKLCLLPALILDVGIIHVHKCDKYGNAVIEGISGFAFEMARASKRLIISTEEIVSTDEIRRYPERTIIPYFLTDAVVYAPFGSHPGEMVYLYERDEEHLKMFLEMAQTVEGTRKYMEEYVLSVKNHQEYLEKIGIEKLLKLKYERMER, encoded by the coding sequence ATGGAAATAATTGAGGAGGGGCAAGTAGAGTTAATACAGAAACCTGATGTAGAAGAGTTTAGAAAATTTGTAAGAGAAAAAAAGAGGAGAGGACTTGTTGACAAGGTAATGGATGAGAAGGAAGCAGTTAAGGAGTTTGTACATGATGGTGACTATATAGGGGTTGAACTTTATGGTACTGTAAGAGCCCCCCTTTCAGTTATAAGAGAAATTGCAAGACAGGGAAAGAAAAGATTAAGACTTGCTGGCCAAGGTCTTCTTGAGATTGATTACCTCTTAGCCTTAGATCTTGTTGAGGCTATGGATGTTACCTATATTGGTTATGAGGTTTTAGGTCTTTCCCCAATTTTCAGAAGGGCTGCTGAAAGTGGAAAAGTTAAGATTGCGGAGTGGTCAAACGGAGCAATGTCATGGAGATTTAAAGCTGCAGCTATGGGCATTCCCTTTATTCCAGTAAGGAGTATGCTTGGTTCAGATACCTTTAAGTATTCATCTGCAAAGGTTGCAAAATGCCCCTATACAGGGTTAAAACTTTGTCTTTTACCTGCTTTAATACTTGATGTAGGTATAATTCATGTTCATAAGTGTGATAAGTATGGAAACGCTGTAATTGAGGGTATTTCTGGTTTTGCATTTGAAATGGCAAGAGCTTCAAAAAGACTTATAATAAGCACTGAAGAAATAGTTTCAACTGATGAGATAAGACGCTATCCAGAAAGAACAATAATTCCTTATTTTCTTACTGATGCTGTTGTGTATGCACCCTTTGGATCCCATCCTGGTGAGATGGTCTATCTATATGAAAGAGATGAGGAGCATTTAAAGATGTTTTTAGAAATGGCCCAAACAGTTGAGGGCACAAGAAAATATATGGAAGAGTATGTTTTATCTGTAAAAAATCATCAAGAATATCTTGAGAAGATTGGAATAGAAAAACTTTTAAAATTAAAATATGAGAGGATGGAGAGGTAA